From Topomyia yanbarensis strain Yona2022 chromosome 1, ASM3024719v1, whole genome shotgun sequence, one genomic window encodes:
- the LOC131677755 gene encoding cyclin-dependent kinase 20 isoform X2: MDDYMPPRYQLLGRIGEGVHGVVVKARDLSNDDKIVAIKKLTLRTKHGWIAPNAIREIKVLQNSQCDNILSLLDMYPDLSGMSLVFEYMPHTLYSKMKDEEHPLSRGEIRRYTAMLLNGLKYLHSIKIMHRDIKPANLLIDKHDVLKIADFGLARLYNDQDPVKVYSPQVATRWYRAPEILWGCQMYGPSIDMWAVGCVFAEMLRGVPLFAGATDIEQLALVVRTLGTPNLKDWPEVRSLPDYNKIRFPNAKGERWEDIFPSFTTQNEIGLMDSLVTYNPSSRLTADECFTVDA, from the exons ATGGACGACTACATGCCCCCGCGTTACCAGTTGTTGGGGCGTATCGGCGAAGGCGTACACGGCGTTGTAGTGAAGGCACGTGATCTTAGCAACGATGACAAGATTGTTGCCATCAAGAAATTGACGCTGCGGACCAAGCACGGATGGATTGCACCGAATGCGATACGGGAGATCAAGGTGCTACAGAATTCGCAGTGCGATAAC ATCTTATCGCTGCTGGATATGTACCCAGATCTGTCCGGGATGTCGCTCGTCTTTGAGTATATGCCTCACACATTATACAGTAAAATGAAGGACGAGGAGCATCCTCTCTCCCGGGGCGAAATACGTCGCTACACGGCTATGCTGTTAAACGGACTGAAATATTTACACAGCATAAAAATCATGCATCGGGACATAAAACCAGCGAATTTGTTGATTGACAAGCACGATGTCCTAAAAATAGCTGACTTCGGTCTCGCCCGGCTCTATAACGACCAAGACCCGGTAAAGGTATACTCGCCGCAGGTGGCCACGCGGTGGTACCGGGCACCGGAGATCCTCTGGGGATGCCAAATGTACGGGCCCTCTATAGACATGTGGGCCGTCGGGTGTGTTTTCGCTGAAATGCTTCGTGGCGTGCCGCTGTTTGCCGGCGCGACTGACATTGAACAGCTTGCCCTTGTTGTTCGCACACTCGGCACACCAAACTTGAAGGACTGGCCTGAGGTGCGGAGTCTGCCGGATTACAACAAAATTCGATTTCCCAACGCTAAAGGCGAACGTTGGGAGGATATATTCCCCAGTTTTACTACTCAGAACGAAATTGGATTGATGGACAGCCTCGTGACGTACAATCCTAGCAGCAGGCTAACGGCAGATGAG
- the LOC131677755 gene encoding cyclin-dependent kinase 20 isoform X1 — MDDYMPPRYQLLGRIGEGVHGVVVKARDLSNDDKIVAIKKLTLRTKHGWIAPNAIREIKVLQNSQCDNILSLLDMYPDLSGMSLVFEYMPHTLYSKMKDEEHPLSRGEIRRYTAMLLNGLKYLHSIKIMHRDIKPANLLIDKHDVLKIADFGLARLYNDQDPVKVYSPQVATRWYRAPEILWGCQMYGPSIDMWAVGCVFAEMLRGVPLFAGATDIEQLALVVRTLGTPNLKDWPEVRSLPDYNKIRFPNAKGERWEDIFPSFTTQNEIGLMDSLVTYNPSSRLTADEAMHHPYFTAGDES, encoded by the exons ATGGACGACTACATGCCCCCGCGTTACCAGTTGTTGGGGCGTATCGGCGAAGGCGTACACGGCGTTGTAGTGAAGGCACGTGATCTTAGCAACGATGACAAGATTGTTGCCATCAAGAAATTGACGCTGCGGACCAAGCACGGATGGATTGCACCGAATGCGATACGGGAGATCAAGGTGCTACAGAATTCGCAGTGCGATAAC ATCTTATCGCTGCTGGATATGTACCCAGATCTGTCCGGGATGTCGCTCGTCTTTGAGTATATGCCTCACACATTATACAGTAAAATGAAGGACGAGGAGCATCCTCTCTCCCGGGGCGAAATACGTCGCTACACGGCTATGCTGTTAAACGGACTGAAATATTTACACAGCATAAAAATCATGCATCGGGACATAAAACCAGCGAATTTGTTGATTGACAAGCACGATGTCCTAAAAATAGCTGACTTCGGTCTCGCCCGGCTCTATAACGACCAAGACCCGGTAAAGGTATACTCGCCGCAGGTGGCCACGCGGTGGTACCGGGCACCGGAGATCCTCTGGGGATGCCAAATGTACGGGCCCTCTATAGACATGTGGGCCGTCGGGTGTGTTTTCGCTGAAATGCTTCGTGGCGTGCCGCTGTTTGCCGGCGCGACTGACATTGAACAGCTTGCCCTTGTTGTTCGCACACTCGGCACACCAAACTTGAAGGACTGGCCTGAGGTGCGGAGTCTGCCGGATTACAACAAAATTCGATTTCCCAACGCTAAAGGCGAACGTTGGGAGGATATATTCCCCAGTTTTACTACTCAGAACGAAATTGGATTGATGGACAGCCTCGTGACGTACAATCCTAGCAGCAGGCTAACGGCAGATGAG GCAATGCACCATCCATATTTTACTGCAGGAGATGAGAGCTAA